One segment of Myotis daubentonii chromosome 11, mMyoDau2.1, whole genome shotgun sequence DNA contains the following:
- the SPIN1 gene encoding spindlin-1 isoform X2, with protein sequence MMKKRTSHKKHRSSVGPSKPVSQPRRNIVGCRIQHGWKEGSGPVTQWKGTVLDQVPVNPSLYLIKYDGFDCVYGLELNKDERVSALEVLPDRVATSRISDAHLADTMIGKAVEHMFETEDGSKDEWRGMVLARAPIMNTWFYITYEKDPVLYMYQLLDDYKEGDLRIMPDSNDSPPAEREPGEVVDSLVGKQVEYAKEDGSKRTGMVIHQVEAKPSVYFIKFDDDFHIYVYDLVKTS encoded by the exons AAAACACCGGAGCAGCGTGGGGCCGAGCAAGCCCGTATCCCAGCCTCGGCGGAACATCGTAGGCTGCAGGATTCAGCATGGGTGGAAGGAGGGCAGTGGCCCTGTCACCCAGTGGAAAGGAACCGTTCTGGACCAGGTGCCTGTAAACCCTTCTTTGTATCTTATAAAGTACGATGGATTTGACTGTGTTTATGGACTAGAACTTAATAAAGATGAAAGAGTTTCTGCGCTTGAAGTCCTCCCTGATAGAGTTG CAACATCTCGAATCAGCGATGCACACTTAGCCGACACAATGATTGGCAAAGCTGTAGAGCACATGTTTGAGACCGAGGATGGCTCTAAAGACGAATGGAGGGGAATGGTCTTGGCACGTGCCCCTATAATGAACACATGGTTTTACATCACCTATGAGAAAGACCCCGTCTTGTACATGTACCAGCTCTTAGATGATTATAAAGAAGGGGACCTTCGCATTATGCCTGATTCTA ATGATTCACCTCCAGCAGAAAGGGAACCAGGAGAAGTTGTGGACAGCCTAGTAGGCAAACAAGTGGAATATGCCAAAGAAGATGGCTCTAAAAGGACTGGCATGGTCATTCATCAAGTAGAAGCCAAACCGTCTGTCTATTTCATCAAGTTTGATGATGATTTCCATATTTATGTCTACGATTTGGTGAAAACATCCTAG